The DNA sequence TGCATTGAGTAGTTGTCACTGAAGCCCAACAGGACTCTAGGGTGTGGTAATCATCAACCAGAGTAACCTTGATGACTGCAAGGGATTTAGGAAATGCCaattaaaataagcaaaaggGAGTTTGGAGATAGTGCCGTGagtagggtgattgctttgcactCTATCGACCTGGATTTGTTCACCAGCAGCCCAAATATGGTTCCCCATTGCCTCGTAGGAGTGACAGCAAAGAATCATTAATCCAATTCTTAATTAGTTAACTAAGGGCAAAATTCCTTCTGTGTGcacccccaaccccaaccccaacccgTCTTTAATGAAAGTCGATCAAAGCTCTTAATCCTCGTcttggagaaaggaaaaggaaaactggGAGCGCCAAGATCCAAGATGGAACCGAGAAATAGACCATCTGGTTCCCAGGTGCGTCCCCGCTCATTAGACCACGCCCTCTCGTGAAGCCACGCCCACCAAGACACGCTCCATATAACCACGCCTCTTCCGGTGGACGCACGGTCACGTGACTCAAATCAGCTCCCGCGCATGCGCGGTCGGCCACTTCCGCCGCCCTTTTCAGCAATGGCCGCTCCCTTGGGCGGGATGTTTTCGGGGCAGGCGCCTGGCGCCCCGCAGCCCCCACCGGGGCTCCCGGGACAGGCTTCTCTTCTTCACGCCACCCCTGGAGCTCCTAGGACTTCCAGCAGTACGTTGGTGGATGAGTTGGAGTCTTCTTTCGAGGTAAGACCGGGCTCAGGCGTCGGGCCCTGCCTCCCCATCTCCCCCGAAGTAGAACTGCGCATGCGCACTCTTACCCCTTCTCCCCAATTGGGGCATCATCTGAGCCAGGCTGATTTCGGCTGCTAGACGGGAAAACTCTAGAAATAATTTTACCTGCAGGCCTTCCCGTCCACACTCTGCGCCTCCTTTCATGTGTAGTTGGGACTGATCCACTCTGCGTTGTGACACCACTTGCACGGTCCCAAGTTACCAGACTCGTGGAGCTCAAGGTTGGCATCCCCAAACTGCCGGgcttggggctgcagagatagctgATAAGGCTCTTGCCGTACACCTGTGCTCCATCTCcgacaccccagatggtcccctaagcaccgccaggagtgatctctgaatgcagagacaggatcaagtcctgagcatctccgagtgtggcccagacaccaaaggaaaaaaaaaaaaagagaagttgcCTCtcttgggggctggtgaggtagtacagcaggtagcctTAAACGCAACCAACCTGGCTGAGATCAATCACTGGCATGATTAACgaacacctctggatgtggcctcaaattaaaaaaaaaaaaaatatatatatatatatatatatatatatatatatatatatatataaaatgctaggaccggagagatagcatggaggtagagcatttgccttgcatgcagaaggtcgggggTTCgtatcccggtatcccatatggtccccggagcctgccaggagcagtttctgagcatagagccaggaatgacccctgagcgctgccgggtatgaaccaaaaaccaatatatgtatatattacatatacatatacatctcAGTCTGGGGCtgagaagggaggaaagatggCCCCAAGTAGGTAGGGAGAACCCAAACTGGGTTCTTTGCAAGCGTTTACCCTTCCTAGGGAAGGTGGGAGGTGGTATTTGACAAAGGACTGGTTAACACAAGTTCTTTGGAAGCTTCTGTGGGGTTAAACTGGCAGAGGAGTCATCATTCATTTGTTCTTATTGACAAACGTCATTTCCTCCTCATAAACCTTAGAGTTGCCTTGTGTCATGAATCACGTCTATAAAGGAATATTGATATTTCTTTCGTTGTATGTTTTGATCACACAGGCTTGCTTTGCTTCCCTTGTGAGTCAGGACTACGTCAATGGCACAGATCAAGAAGAAATTCGCACAGGTCAGAATTTTCTCCAGTAGGgctttgttttgtctgctctaaGATTCCTAATTGCTGATTTCAGATTGGAGGTGGGGGTAGGAGTTgatgtttgtggtttttgttgttgttcttgttgttgtttttgggtatttgattttgttttgttctattggCTTTTGAGCCACTCCTAGCaagggtcaggggttactcctggttctacactcaaattactcctggtggtgcttcctGTGTGACATGCAGGAGTTGAACCCAGGGTaccacctacccactgtactatctctccagcccaacttgGAGCATTTTGATTCACTTGTCTGCTTTTGAATATAGCTGTTTTTCCTCTGCTCTGAGAGAGCTTTTTGGTGCGGAGATGCAGATATAATCTCTGTATACTTCTGgtcttttgttctgtttattgACTCGTTGCTCAGatgaattactgtatttttttactcTGTATGACACACCTGagcataagatgcacatagtttttagatgctctcctcccctgcactcaggcttcaggtCCAGGTGACATTCATTCCATAAGATGTACTTGGTGGGGTTGGTGGGGGTGCGTCTTATAGtatggaaaatatggtaatcaaAGGACTTTCATTTTGGTAAAGGGAAAACCAGAAATGTGAGTTCAGACTTAtgaagattatatatttttaatattttataagctGATTTAGAAAAGTCTTCTGTGCTTTTTCCTCCCACTAAGGTCTGTTTACTGAAGTGACCAGtcctgcttttgtttgtttgtttgttttgagggagtACCATATTTCAAGTGTCCTATTTTAACCAGAAACAGTGGTACGAATTGATAGGTCTCTGGATTGTCTGCCTGTAGAACTCATAGATTCTGTGTGCTGTTATCTCTTCCTCACCTATAAATGCTTTCATGACTGGCATGACTGGCACTGCTTTTAATGTTGGATAACACAAGGGGAGTCGGGGAGCTGATAGTGTTGCCACTGCCACAATAAAATCCCACCTCTGAGAAGATAATACCATGATACTCCCAACTGTTTGCTTCCAAAGGGGGTGCATGCCTAGTGTTTTTATTAACGAACATATTGATTATTTTCAAGGTGTCGATCAGTGTATCCAGAAGTTTTTGGATATTGCTAGACAGACGGAATGTTTTTTTCTACAGAAAAGACTGCAGCTCTCTGTGCAGAAACCTGAGCAAGTGATCAGAGAGGTAAGTaagcgctgctgctgctgctgttcctcCTCCACTTCCAGGAAGGCCAGGCTCCAGGTTTCCTTTTCTGCTTTCCAGGAAACAATGCCGTTTGTGCTTTAGCATAGAAGGAGTGTGAGTTTTGCTGGCCATCAGAGTTCTGGGCTGGAGATCAGGGCAGTAGGCAGGGCATTCCTTCCCTACCGTGTTTTATACACACTTGCCACGGGAAATTTTTCTTCAAGAGAAGGTGCACTGGGAAAGGGTTAAGAACGGGAAAGTCGGGGCCGggcgtggcgctggaggtaaggtgcctgccttgcctgcactagcctaggacggaccacggttcgatcccccggcgtcccatatggtcccccaagaagccaggagcaacttctgagcgcatagccaggagtaatccctgagcctcacagggtgtggcccaaaaaccaaaaaaaaaaaaaaaaaaaagaacgggaAAGTCAATGTAGGGGCCAGAGGCATACTCAATGggtggaacacatgctttgcactgGAGCCcagtatttgatccccagcagcaccAAGCTGGAAGTGGCACTTGCATagtactgagtgtggcccccttAGCCCGTGTGTGTACTGAATTGATACTGGCACCAAAATGGAGCTCATTTCTAGTGGCCACTTTGAGCTGTGTGCCTCACACAGAGTAAGAACTCAATGTTAGACTTTGTTCACAGAATTACTCAGTGAATATTCCTTCCCTAGGAGCCTTGAAATTCTGGGTTTCAATAAGATCATGACTTTTGAAAGTGACAGGTGTCACCATAACTGGGGTACTCAAATGGTATTGGGTAATGAACACTGTAAGTGGGAACGACCCCAGTGGGAGCCTCTATGAGGAAAGATTGTTTGGGGGCATAGTTTATGTGACTGCTTTTGTAAACTGACGTTTAGCCAAAAACATagtttttattcattgtttttaagTTTGAGAAGGTGAATGGTTAGACGATACAATAGGCCGTGTCACAGCTAGAGAACTGGTTCCAGGGTCAAGACCCTGGTCCTTGTCCTTGTCccaccaggttcaattcctggaactggAAAGGGTCCcctaaagcagagccaggagtagcccctgggcagtGCAGGAGATGGCACAGAAACCTAACCTAACCAAGATCATGGGAGATGATTTCCTGAATTTTAATCCTTAGATGTATAAATAATCAAGGCCAGGTCTATAATAAAggggtcttttgtttgtttaagttttttgggccacacctggtgatactcagcttactcctgactcttcactcaggaatctttgctggtgttttttgggggaccatgtaggatgccagggatcaaatttaggtcagccacctacaaggcaagtgccttgcctgctctcCTATCCCTTTGGCcctaataaagaattttaaagctGGTACTTTGGAAGTTTAGAGgatctttgtttaaaaatttaagacTAACTTAACTGTTAGACCACTGTGCAGGGCTCTGAGTTTGAACCCTGACATTGCAGggctccccaaacaccaccaggagtgacccttagttTCTTGCAAACAGCTCTTGAGGCTCAGAGAGAATATTGTAGTTCTGTGGGAATGTGCTTGCCTGCATGTGGGCAGCCCTGTAACTGTCCGATGAAGCATCTTCCATTAGCAAAGATGTTTTG is a window from the Suncus etruscus isolate mSunEtr1 chromosome 16, mSunEtr1.pri.cur, whole genome shotgun sequence genome containing:
- the MED28 gene encoding mediator of RNA polymerase II transcription subunit 28 encodes the protein MAAPLGGMFSGQAPGAPQPPPGLPGQASLLHATPGAPRTSSSTLVDELESSFEACFASLVSQDYVNGTDQEEIRTGVDQCIQKFLDIARQTECFFLQKRLQLSVQKPEQVIREDVSELRSELQRKDALVQKHLTKLRHWQQVLDDINMQQKKPPDIPQGSLAYLEQASANIPAPMKPS